In Candidatus Eisenbacteria bacterium, the DNA window CCTGACGAAGGAGGAGGGTGGACGACACACCCCGTTCTTCACGGGATACCGGCCCCAGTTTTATTTCCGGACGACGGACGTGACGGGGGTGGCGCACCTGCCGGACGGCCGGGAGATGGTGATGCCGGGCGACAACATCACGATGTCGATCGAGCTGATCACGCCGATCGCGATGGAGAAGGAGCTTCGGTTCGCCATCCGCGAGGGTGGCCGCACCGTGGGCGCCGGCGTCGTCGCGGAAATCATCGAGTAGATCACGCCATGCTGGACACCAGCGCGGGCGAGATCGTGCGCACGGCGAAGCGCACGGGGGCGCGGACCTTCGGGCCCGTTCCGCTGCCGACCCGCCGTACCGTGTACACCGTGAACCGCTCGCCGCACGTGGACAAGAAGTCGCGCGAGCAGTTCGAGATCCGGGTGCACAAGCGCATCATCGACATCGAGCGGCCGACGCAGCAGACCAT includes these proteins:
- the rpsJ gene encoding 30S ribosomal protein S10: MLDTSAGEIVRTAKRTGARTFGPVPLPTRRTVYTVNRSPHVDKKSREQFEIRVHKRIIDIERPTQQTMDALMRLDLPAGVEAEIKL